One window of Halopseudomonas maritima genomic DNA carries:
- the moaB gene encoding molybdenum cofactor biosynthesis protein B, which yields MSSKPDAPFSPLNIAVLTVSDTRTLESDSSGQLLVDSLQAAGHSLADRQLYPDDLYRIRAVVSAWIADPQVEVVLITGGTGFTGRDSTPEAVAPLLDKQVEGFGELFRQVSVEDIGTSTIQSRALAGLANRTLVACMPGSTNACRTAWARILEPQLDSRTRPCNFVQHLGSAEQCGRRA from the coding sequence ATGAGCAGCAAGCCAGACGCCCCCTTTAGCCCCCTCAATATCGCGGTACTCACCGTCAGCGATACGCGCACACTGGAATCCGACAGCTCCGGCCAGTTGCTGGTCGATAGCCTGCAGGCGGCGGGCCACAGCCTGGCAGATCGCCAGCTCTACCCCGATGACCTGTATCGTATTCGCGCTGTGGTATCGGCCTGGATCGCCGATCCGCAGGTAGAGGTGGTGTTGATTACCGGCGGTACCGGCTTTACCGGGCGAGACAGCACGCCGGAGGCCGTCGCCCCCTTGCTGGACAAGCAGGTGGAGGGCTTTGGTGAGCTGTTCCGCCAGGTATCGGTAGAAGATATCGGTACCTCGACCATTCAATCCCGCGCACTGGCGGGCCTGGCCAATCGTACGCTGGTGGCCTGCATGCCGGGGTCGACCAACGCCTGTCGCACCGCCTGGGCACGTATTCTTGAGCCGCAACTCGATAGTCGCACACGCCCCTGCAACTTTGTGCAGCACCTGGGTAGTGCCGAGCAGTGTGGTCGCCGCGCATGA
- a CDS encoding molybdopterin molybdotransferase MoeA translates to MSLLPVDTALQRLLASAAAHPPTAIAKVPLADALGCVLAEPVVAVADVPPWDNSAMDGYALASSDLPAAMAAGLPVSQRITAGMAPLPLQAGSCARIFTGAPLPAGADAVQMQENVAQQGAVAQLQEPVVPGQNVRRRGQDIVAGAEVIAAGVRLRPQELGVIASVGLAEVSVRQPLRVAVVSTGDELVEPGAALAPGQIYNSNRFTLTGLLKGMGQTVLDAGILPDDLAATHARLRELSAQADVIITSGGVSVGEADCLGQALRDGGSVDLWKLAIKPGKPFTLATYADTTVLGLPGNPAATLVTFLLLVRPYLLARLGALDTATAHFALPAAFAWGEAGTRDEYLRARVEQGVVQLAGNQSSGVLSSASQATGLLCVPAGETFAAGDLVRYLPFSGLLG, encoded by the coding sequence ATGAGTCTGCTGCCGGTCGACACCGCCCTGCAGCGCTTGCTGGCCAGCGCTGCTGCACATCCACCGACCGCGATTGCCAAGGTGCCGCTGGCCGACGCTTTGGGCTGTGTGTTGGCCGAGCCGGTTGTTGCTGTGGCGGACGTGCCGCCCTGGGACAACAGCGCAATGGACGGCTACGCGCTGGCCAGCAGTGATCTACCTGCGGCGATGGCTGCCGGCCTGCCGGTCAGCCAACGCATTACCGCAGGCATGGCGCCACTGCCGCTGCAAGCCGGCAGCTGTGCCCGCATCTTTACCGGCGCGCCGCTGCCGGCCGGTGCCGACGCGGTGCAAATGCAGGAGAACGTGGCGCAGCAGGGAGCGGTTGCGCAGTTGCAGGAGCCTGTGGTGCCCGGCCAGAACGTGCGCCGCCGCGGGCAGGATATTGTGGCTGGCGCAGAGGTGATCGCCGCCGGTGTGCGCCTGCGCCCGCAAGAGCTGGGCGTGATCGCCTCGGTTGGCCTGGCCGAGGTGTCGGTACGCCAGCCGCTGCGGGTGGCGGTGGTGTCGACCGGCGATGAGTTGGTGGAGCCGGGCGCTGCGCTGGCGCCGGGACAAATTTACAACAGCAATCGCTTCACCTTGACCGGACTGCTCAAGGGCATGGGCCAGACCGTGCTGGATGCCGGCATCCTGCCGGATGACCTGGCTGCTACCCACGCGCGCCTGCGCGAGCTGAGTGCGCAGGCCGATGTGATCATCACCTCCGGTGGTGTTTCGGTTGGCGAGGCTGATTGTCTGGGGCAGGCGCTGCGAGACGGCGGCAGTGTGGATCTGTGGAAGCTGGCCATCAAGCCGGGCAAGCCCTTTACCCTGGCCACCTACGCCGATACCACCGTACTCGGTTTGCCGGGCAACCCGGCGGCCACCCTGGTTACCTTTTTATTGCTGGTGCGCCCGTATCTGCTGGCCCGGCTAGGGGCGTTGGACACCGCCACGGCGCACTTTGCGTTGCCGGCGGCCTTCGCCTGGGGCGAGGCCGGCACGCGTGATGAGTATCTGCGCGCGCGGGTTGAGCAGGGTGTGGTGCAGCTGGCCGGTAATCAAAGCTCCGGCGTACTCAGCAGTGCCAGTCAGGCCACGGGGCTGCTGTGTGTGCCGGCAGGAGAGACCTTTGCGGCGGGGGACTTGGTGCGCTATCTACCGTTCTCCGGGCTGCTCGGATAG
- the mobA gene encoding molybdenum cofactor guanylyltransferase MobA, translating to MPHPFTLSTLFLAGGQGSRLGGIDKGLMLFRGEPVAARLSRVLQQVGSEVLISCNRNADQYSQWANRLVSDPQPAYPGPLLGVLSALRVAKGSHLLVVPCDMPLLDVPLLQSLIALAREHPEQAVALQSGQQLQPLVCVLPLTLLNALERAWQAGQRSPRRWLIEQQVLTLRIAEDDPRLLNANTPGEWETTSTPS from the coding sequence ATGCCCCATCCTTTCACCCTTAGCACCCTGTTCCTGGCCGGCGGCCAAGGCAGCCGGCTGGGCGGTATCGACAAGGGTCTGATGCTGTTTCGCGGCGAGCCGGTGGCCGCGCGCTTGAGCCGCGTTTTGCAACAAGTGGGCAGTGAGGTGCTGATCAGTTGCAACCGCAATGCTGACCAGTACAGTCAATGGGCCAACCGCCTGGTAAGCGACCCACAACCCGCCTACCCCGGCCCGCTGCTCGGCGTGCTCAGCGCGCTGCGCGTCGCCAAGGGCAGCCACCTGCTGGTAGTGCCCTGTGATATGCCCTTGCTGGACGTGCCATTGTTACAGTCGTTGATCGCCCTGGCCCGTGAGCACCCCGAGCAAGCGGTTGCGCTGCAGAGCGGACAACAGCTGCAGCCGCTGGTCTGCGTGCTACCGCTCACCCTGCTCAACGCGCTGGAGCGCGCCTGGCAGGCCGGCCAACGCAGCCCCCGCCGCTGGTTGATCGAACAACAGGTGCTCACCCTGCGCATCGCCGAAGACGACCCGCGCCTGCTCAACGCCAACACCCCCGGCGAATGGGAAACCACCTCGACACCCTCGTAA